A segment of the Candidatus Poribacteria bacterium genome:
AGGCAGTGAATGGAACTGGACCCGCCCCGCGTGCTGCGACCCGGGAAACCTATCTCAAAGATGGTGGGATCCCGATGAAAGGCATAAGAAGTGTCTCGGTGCCAGGGATCGTCGACGCATGGCTCCTTGCGCACGAACGCTACGGTGCGCTCAAATTAGAAGACGTTTTCGCACCCGCAATTTCGCTCTGTGAGGAAGGTTTTCCAGTGAGTCATAGACTTGCGGGCGGACTTAAAGGCGAAAACGCTCGCTTCGCTGCCGAACCGGACTCGCGCGCTGTCTTTACCAACGACGGCGAACCGATCGCAGCGGGTCAATTCCTCGCGAATCCCAATCTCGGTAACACCCTCCGAAGGATTGCGAAACATGGAAGAGACGTATTCTACAAAGGTGAAATTGCTAAAACCATCGGTGAATTCAGCCGTGCCTACGATGGACTCCTGACTGCTGAAGATCTCGCTGACTTCCACGCACATTGGGCTGAGCCGATACATGTCAACTACCGCGGATATGAAGTCTATGAAATGCCGCCCAATTCAAGTGGGCATATCCTACTTCAAGAATTAAACATGGTTGAGCTCTTTGACTTGCAAACCTTAGGGTGTAACACTGCCGAAAGCGTGCATCTAATGGTTGAGGCAAAAAAACTCGCCTTCGCGGATCGAGAACAATATATGGCGGATCCAGAGTGGGTGGATGTCCCGATAGAAGGAATGCTATCTAAATCCTACGCCGCTGAACAAGCGGAACGTATCCACTTAGATAAAGCGGCTTTTGATGTCCCAGCAGGTGGTCCAGAGGCACACGAAGATACAACCTGTTTCTGCACCGCGGATCGGGCGGGAAATCTCGTTTGTATACTGCAGAGCATTCAGTCGGGGTTCGGCTCCAGCCTCGTAGCAGGTGATACAGGTATCCTCCTGAACAATCGCATGACCTATTGGCATTTAGAAGAGGGACACCCCAACAACTTGATGCCGGGCAAACGCGTCCGCCACACGATGAA
Coding sequences within it:
- the ggt gene encoding gamma-glutamyltransferase translates to MQSPHGSAFRPSVMGRNGMVTSGHVLASQAGIQTMMAGGNAVDAAIATAVALGMVEPAGSGLGGDGFILIYWAETGKVEAVNGTGPAPRAATRETYLKDGGIPMKGIRSVSVPGIVDAWLLAHERYGALKLEDVFAPAISLCEEGFPVSHRLAGGLKGENARFAAEPDSRAVFTNDGEPIAAGQFLANPNLGNTLRRIAKHGRDVFYKGEIAKTIGEFSRAYDGLLTAEDLADFHAHWAEPIHVNYRGYEVYEMPPNSSGHILLQELNMVELFDLQTLGCNTAESVHLMVEAKKLAFADREQYMADPEWVDVPIEGMLSKSYAAEQAERIHLDKAAFDVPAGGPEAHEDTTCFCTADRAGNLVCILQSIQSGFGSSLVAGDTGILLNNRMTYWHLEEGHPNNLMPGKRVRHTMNPVIVTKDGQPFIACGTPGADTQVQTNLQLVTHMIDFGMTPQEAVSAPRWRSLQNPMESTIPHTCSNDLQLENRFPSDTKDGLGERGHELQIVGDWGGPGSAQAIMVHPESGALIGGSDPRTDGYAVTF